In Paenibacillus sp. FSL M7-0420, a single genomic region encodes these proteins:
- a CDS encoding CcdC family protein, producing the protein MGNINPSLLHVGSTLGAVFMALMVIFIRMKASARPVTIRKIWIPPLGMSTGFAMFVVPEVRFPWWWAVAAFLVGWFIFAYPLIRSTRFEEREGLIYAQRSKSFAFILLGLLLVRTLLHEFINRYVSVPQSGGLFFILAFGMILHWRLFMYKHYTGMLPAEPQIPQPRV; encoded by the coding sequence ATGGGTAACATCAACCCCTCACTTCTGCATGTGGGCTCCACACTGGGAGCTGTATTCATGGCGCTGATGGTGATTTTTATCCGCATGAAAGCCAGCGCCCGCCCGGTAACCATCCGCAAAATATGGATTCCGCCGCTTGGCATGTCCACCGGCTTCGCCATGTTCGTCGTACCGGAAGTGCGCTTCCCCTGGTGGTGGGCGGTAGCGGCTTTCCTGGTCGGCTGGTTTATTTTTGCCTATCCGCTAATCCGCAGTACGCGGTTCGAAGAACGTGAGGGGCTGATCTATGCCCAGCGCTCCAAGAGCTTCGCCTTCATTCTGCTGGGACTGCTGCTGGTCCGCACCCTGCTCCATGAGTTCATCAACCGGTATGTCTCTGTTCCGCAGTCCGGCGGATTATTCTTCATTCTTGCCTTCGGCATGATCCTCCACTGGAGACTGTTCATGTATAAGCACTATACCGGAATGCTGCCTGCCGAGCCGCAGATTCCGCAGCCCCGGGTCTAG
- a CDS encoding GlsB/YeaQ/YmgE family stress response membrane protein, which translates to MSLLWMLIVGGVIGWLAGLIMGRDIPGGIIGNIIAGILGSWLGGMLLGSWGPKISDYYVFPSLIGAVVLIFIVSLILRSVGGRSRS; encoded by the coding sequence ATGAGTTTACTATGGATGTTGATTGTTGGTGGCGTAATTGGTTGGCTGGCCGGGTTGATTATGGGTAGAGACATTCCGGGCGGAATTATCGGCAACATTATCGCTGGTATTCTCGGTTCATGGCTTGGCGGCATGCTGCTGGGAAGCTGGGGACCTAAGATCAGCGACTACTATGTCTTCCCTTCACTGATCGGTGCTGTGGTTCTGATCTTTATCGTAAGCCTGATTCTGCGTTCGGTTGGCGGACGTAGCCGCTCTTAA
- a CDS encoding lactonase family protein, producing the protein MHQPNEVLFYIGTYNSEEKEAILLGALDKESGEMRVMGGTRGTRNPSYLAVNAAQTVLYAVSEQDEGEVHAYAIDPGSKALHPLGSRATGGGAPCYVSVAPKGDYIAVSNYTGGNVNVFPLNGDGSLQEMSSQVKHEGSGIRSDRQDAPHPHSVIPDKTGDHVLVCDLGLDQIVFYRVKDGKLVTHREVELPPGSGPRHLAVHPSRQWIYLVNELNNTVTVFANDEPQGNLKLLQSISSLPEHYTAGSDDTAADIHVSPCGRYLYVSNRGHDSIALFHIDKATGLLEAEDWVTSGGRTPRNFALIGGMLLAANQNSGNIASFRIDSETGRLIPTGNELEVPAPVCLVALD; encoded by the coding sequence ATGCACCAGCCTAATGAAGTATTATTCTATATTGGAACGTACAACAGTGAGGAGAAAGAGGCCATCCTGCTGGGTGCGCTGGATAAGGAGAGCGGAGAAATGAGGGTTATGGGCGGTACCCGGGGGACCCGGAACCCTTCTTATCTGGCGGTTAATGCGGCGCAGACGGTATTATATGCAGTGAGTGAGCAGGATGAGGGTGAGGTTCATGCCTACGCCATTGATCCCGGCAGCAAAGCGCTGCATCCGCTGGGCAGCAGAGCGACCGGGGGCGGCGCGCCCTGCTATGTCTCGGTGGCTCCGAAGGGAGATTACATAGCCGTGTCTAACTATACGGGAGGGAATGTCAATGTGTTCCCGCTGAACGGGGACGGGTCATTACAGGAGATGTCCTCCCAAGTGAAGCATGAGGGCTCGGGAATCCGCAGTGACCGTCAGGATGCCCCCCATCCCCATTCCGTGATTCCGGACAAGACGGGTGATCATGTGCTGGTCTGTGATCTCGGTCTCGACCAGATCGTGTTCTACCGTGTGAAGGACGGGAAGCTGGTCACTCACCGGGAGGTAGAGCTTCCTCCAGGCTCAGGACCGCGCCATCTGGCGGTTCATCCTTCGCGGCAATGGATCTATCTGGTTAATGAACTGAACAATACGGTCACCGTATTCGCCAATGATGAGCCTCAGGGCAATCTGAAGCTCCTGCAGAGTATCAGCAGTCTCCCGGAGCATTATACCGCCGGAAGTGATGATACGGCTGCAGATATCCATGTCTCCCCATGCGGACGTTATCTCTACGTTTCCAACCGCGGGCATGACAGCATCGCACTGTTCCATATTGATAAGGCTACGGGTCTGCTGGAAGCCGAGGACTGGGTGACTTCCGGAGGACGGACACCGCGTAACTTCGCTCTGATCGGCGGCATGCTGCTCGCTGCTAACCAGAACAGCGGCAATATTGCCTCCTTCCGCATAGACAGTGAGACCGGACGGCTGATCCCTACCGGCAATGAGCTGGAAGTGCCGGCACCTGTCTGCCTTGTAGCCCTGGATTAA